The proteins below are encoded in one region of Silene latifolia isolate original U9 population chromosome 2, ASM4854445v1, whole genome shotgun sequence:
- the LOC141644080 gene encoding putative 6-phosphogluconolactonase 1, translating into MSFPRVETSRGELRIHDSLDDLSTDLVEYISEISEASVKERGVFTIALSGGSLIDMLGKLCDAPFSKTIDWGKWYIFWVDERVVAKSHADSNYKLAKEGLLNKVPVIPSHVHSINDSLSAEEAASEYEFEIRQLVKSRLISVSDINDCPKFDLILLGMGPDGHVASLFPNHSALKVKHEWITFITDSPKPPPERITFTMPVINSASNVAVVVTGGSKAEAFRLAIDTRDVGPKSLGLPARMVQPTKGKLVWFVDKQAALKLDGVEFS; encoded by the exons ATGTCGTTTCCTCGAGTTGAGACGAGTAGAGGGGAGTTAAGGATTCATGACAGTTTGGATGATCTTAGTACTGATTTGGTTGAATACATTTCTGAGATATCAGAGGCATCAGTCAAAGAACGCGGAGTGTTCACCATTGCCTTATCTGGTGGTTCTCTGATTGATATGCTGGG AAAACTTTGTGATGCGCCATTTAGTAAGACAATTGATTGGGGCAAATGGTATATATTTTGGGTTGATGAGCGTGTGGTAGCTAAGAGTCATGCTGATAGCAATTATAAGCTTGCTAAAGAGGGACTTTTGAACAAG GTGCCAGTCATCCCGAGTCACGTTCACTCAATCAATGATTCCTTATCAGCAGAGGAGGCTGCAAGCGAGTATGAATTTGAGATCCGACAATTGGTCAAAAGCCGTCTAATCAGCGTTTCCGACATAAATGATTGCCCTAAATTTGACCTCATCCTCCTAGGAATGGGCCCGGATGGACACGTGGCTTCCCTATTCCCTAATCACTCGGCTTTGAAGGTGAAACACGAATGGATTACATTCATAACTGACTCTCCAAAACCGCCACCTGAGAGGATCACCTTCACCATGCCTGTCATAAACTCAGCATCCAATGTGGCTGTGGTTGTGACAGGTGGAAGTAAAGCTGAGGCCTTCCGCTTGGCGATAGATACCAGGGATGTGGGACCCAAGTCTTTGGGCTTGCCAGCTAGGATGGTCCAGCCCACCAAAGGAAAGTTGGTGTGGTTTGTGGATAAACAAGCTGCCTTGAAGCTTGATGGAGTCGAGTTTTCTTAG
- the LOC141644078 gene encoding uncharacterized protein LOC141644078, which produces MSTTTISEYKKPLHRRDNSGELDVFEAARYFSGYNDNNNVLVGDDEENAIKKGKQGKLRPRGASLDMPSFKQSHQYYYKEYHQNYTLARLDQHHQNQPQQPPPQQQQQQQRQQIMKENKKFKQPSSPGGFQTPKITPYTINSTPTKTYQNVKSFQDYKQVLATLSKYKIQEKELAKISKDAKVIRGDDYYYTNNNRRNYEEIKKINEDKMDDYEDVESDASSDLFELQIDDEFTFCSSGLPVYESTHMENIKQTSATAK; this is translated from the exons ATGTCCACCACAACCATTTCTGAATACAAGAAGCCTCTCCACCGACGAGATAACTCCGGTGAGCTAGACGTTTTTGAAGCGGCACGTTACTTCTCCGGCTACAATGACAACAACAATGTTCTTGTAGGTGATGATGAAGAGAACGCGATCAAAAAAGGAAAACAGGGGAAATTAAGGCCAAGAGGAGCTAGCTTAGACATGCCTTCTTTTAAACAAAGTCATCAATATTATTACAAAGAATATCATCAAAACTATACATTAGCTCGACTCGACCAACACCATCAAAACCAACCAcagcaaccaccaccacaacaacaacagcaacaacaacgacaacaaattatgaaagaaaataagaaatttAAGCAACCAAGTTCCCCTGGTG GGTTTCAAACACCGAAAATTACTCCTTATACTATCAACTCTACTCCTACGAAAACTTACCAAAATGTCAAGAGTTTTCAAGATTACAAACAAGTTTTAGCTACTTTGTCTAAGTACAAAATTCAAGAAAAAGAACTTGCAAAAATTTCTAAGGATGCAAAGGTAATTAGAGGAGATGATTAttattatactaataataatcGTCGTAATTATGAAGAAATTAAGAAGATTAATGAAGATAAAATGGATGATTATGAAGATGTAGAAAGTGATGCAAGTTCTGATCTTTTTGAATTACAAATTGATGATGAATTTACGTTTTGTTCAAGTGGATTGCCTGTTTATGAGTCTACTCATATGGAAAACATCAAGCAAACTTCAGCAACTGCAAAATAA
- the LOC141644079 gene encoding uncharacterized protein LOC141644079, which yields MAGEISSSNPSVICHPFHPFKSGFHPSFRIGWIGFRSGAGEIDIPINNPSTPPSPPPTQPGLGTRKSKPHINITDPNPNPIHSFRMQQGTQKTTLYVGGLAEEVNEAILHAAFIPFGEIKDVKTPLDLATNKHRSFGFVTFLERDDAAAAMDNLDGSELYGRVLTVNYALPEKIKGGEQGWAAQPIWADADTWFERQQMEEEMQRLQAENKASDEAAQELHRKKMAEDRDGEKEDDPMARAEAEALQQNHTS from the exons ATGGCAGGtgaaatttcttcatccaacccatccgtcatctGTCATCCGTTTCATccatttaagtcgggttttcatCCGTCTTTTAGAATCGGGTGGATCGGATTTCGATCGGgtgcgggtgaaattgacatccctatCAATAACCCATCGACTCCCCCCAGCCCACCTCCGACCCAACCCGGACTAGGAACTCGAAAGTCGAAACCACACATAAATATCACCGATCcaaatccaaacccgatccataGCTTCAGAATGCAGCAAGGAACACAGAAAACAACTCTCTACGTAGGAGGACTAGCAGAAGAAGTAAACGAAGCAATACTACACGCAGCATTCATCCCTTTCGGCGAAATCAAGGATGTTAAAACACCTCTCGATCTTGCTACCAACAAACATCGCTCTTTTGGTTTCGTTACTTTCTTAGAGCGCGACGATGCCGCCGCCGCCATGGATAATCTTGATGGTTCTGAGCTTTATGGCCGTGTATTGACTGTTAATTATGCTCTTCCTGAGAAGATTAAGGGTGGTGAACAAGGATGGGCTGCTCAACCTA TTTGGGCCGATGCAGATACATGGTTTGAGAGACAGCAAATGGAAGAAGAGATGCAACGTCTACAGGCTGAGAATAAAGCCTCAGATGAAGCAGCACAGGAGTTGCACCGGAAAAAAATGGCAGAAGATCGAGATGGCGAAAAAGAGGATGATCCCATGGCGAGAGCCGAGGCCGAGGCTCTACAACAAAATCACACCAGCTGA